The following are encoded together in the Zingiber officinale cultivar Zhangliang chromosome 8A, Zo_v1.1, whole genome shotgun sequence genome:
- the LOC122011165 gene encoding NEP1-interacting protein 1-like, which translates to MESLCLNFARKVALAGLTCTFAFCGSMVGLVSGALKGQTTETGILRGAGIGAIAGALVSVDFLESCLRGEVLPKLAIFHSLIDGKIFREWVSPALLKAYQWQVNAADQVSYREISDILDLTGDEGLLPNAIEELPTFKISSDDDQASDPCGRRTICCAVCLQDLVKGDNARLMPVCRHIFHVVCIDMWLVKHSSCPTCRQEVL; encoded by the exons ATGGAGTCACTCTGCCTCAACTTTGCGAGAAAAGTGGCCTTGGCCGGCCTTACTTGCACCTTTGCATTTT GTGGATCCATGGTTGGTCTGGTTTCAGGGGCACTCAAGGGCCAAACTACAGAGACAGGCATATTGCGAGGTGCAGGGATCGGCGCCATTGCTGGTGCTTTAGTTTCTGTagatttcttggagtcttgcctTCGAGGAGAGGTTTTACCAAAG TTGGCCATCTTCCACAGTCTCATCGATGGGAAGATATTCAGAGAATGGGTTAGCCCGGCATTGCTCAAAGCTTACCAATGGCAA GTCAATGCAGCTGATCAAGTAAGCTACAGGGAGATTTCAGACATACTTGATCTCACCGGGGACGAAGGCCTGTTACCTAATGCCATCGAGGAATTGCCCACGTTCAAGATCAGTAGTGATGATGATCAGGCCAGTGATCCATGTGGGAGGAGGACCATTTGCTGCGCCGTCTGCTTGCAG GATCTCGTCAAGGGAGATAATGCGAGACTGATGCCAGTTTGTAGGCACATTTTCCATGTGGTGTGCATTGATATGTGGCTCGTGAAGCATTCTTCCTGCCCTACCTGTAGGCAAGAGGTTCTGTAA